TGGCCGATGAAACCATGGGTCCCAAGGGCCGTCGCTATTTTCCCCTGATTGCCACGTTGGCACTGTTTATCCTGTTTTCCAATCTTATTGCCCTGATACCGGGGTTTGCTCCCCCGACGGCCAATCTCAATACCAATGCCGCACTGGCGCTGGCGGTTTTTGGCATGACCCATGTCGTGGGAGTCCGAGAGCACGGGCTAAAATATTTTAAACATTTTGTGGGGCCCGTATGGTGGTTGGCACCGTTGATTCTGCCGATTGAAATCATCGGGCATCTGGCGCGTCCCCTGTCGTTGGCGCTGCGTCTTTTCGGTAATATGTACGGGCATGAAATCGTACTGGTTATTTTCTTTACCCTGGTACCGCTGCTGTTACCTATTCCCATGATGCTGATGGGGATTTTGGTGGCGTTTATCCAGACGTTTGTGTTTACCCTGCTGGCCATGATTTATATCGCCGGGGCTCTGGAGGAAGCACACTGATGTATGCGTGTCCCGCTGTTGGCGACAGTTCCATAGGCGGATTGCATATAGGTTATTAGGTCTGAAGACTCAGAAATCAAGCAAATCAAAGGAGATTTACAATGGATTTTTTCACCTGGGTTATCATAACCGCCGGGTTCGGTATGGCTTTCGGCTCCTTGGGAACGGCTATCGGACAAGGGCTGGCCGTCAAGAGCGCTCTTGAGGGTGTGGCCCGTAATCCCGGCGCCAGCGGCAAGATACTGACTACCATGATGATCGGCCTGGCGATGGTCGAATCGCTGGCCATCTATGTATTCGTCGTGTCCATGATCATTTTGTTCGCCAACCCTTTCAAGGATGTCGTGCTGGAGCTTGTGGCCGGCTAAAAACTGCGTTAGGGATAGATAAAGCCATAGGGATGAAACGGCACAGGGCCGTTTCATCCCTTTTTCTTATGAGCCATGCCGATGCTCGCTGCTGCGCCGTGTTGTGTGTATCGGTATATGTATAGTCCCTCCTTTCAGAATGTGTCTCGTTTAATATCTCCGGTACGCTTCCCTTGCCGACAGCCTGTTCCGCGCCCCTTGCGATAAGCGGTATAGAGCTATGGTTTTTCAGCCTTATATCTCGATCAGGCTCTCGTCCCACAACCCTTTTCGTAGTGTTATACTAAAAGCGTAGAGGGTCTCTAAAATCCACGGGAAAGGGGTTCATCTATGCAAAAAGAAAGCGAAAAATTCGGTATCAGTGATAAACGGGGACGGTGCAAGACCAGTAACGATCCTTATCTTCCCGGCCAAGGGTTGCCGGAACCTGTGATCTGTCCTGAGTGTCAGGCCGTTTATCGCAACAAGCGTTGGTATATCGATGCGACGGCTTATGAAAAATTAGCCGCCGATACGAAGGTGGTCAGGCATCTGTGTCCGGGCTGTCACAAAATCAAGGATGGCTACGCCGAGGGCTACGTTACCCTGCGGGGCTCTTACCTGTGGGCGCACGAAACGGAAATTCGCAATATCCTCAAAAACGAGGAGCGTAAAGCCATGGCCAAAAATCCACTGGTGCGTATCATGCGCATGGAGCGTGAAGGGGAAGAACTTCTGATTGAAACCACCGAGGAGAAACTTGCCGAGCACCTGGGGCGGGCACTGAATAAGGCGCATCAGGGCGAGCTCAAAGTGGTGTGGACGGATGATCATGCCATCTGCCGCGTCACCTGGCATCGTGAAGGCTGACAACATGGGGGGGAAGCAGAAGGTTCGGTCGTTGGCGTCCGCCACATCCGAGCCGGCTAAAAGGAAAGGCGGCAATGCCGCCTTTCGGCTTTTGGAACATACGGCCGACATGGGTATCGAGGCCCGGGCGTCCAGTTGCGAAGAGCTTTTTGTGCAGGCGGCCAGGGGTATGCTGGCGGTGTTGGCGGGCCAAGCCGATTCCACAGCCCCACCGAAAAAAATAACCCTCGAAGTGCGTGCCGGGGATGTGGAGGAACTGCTGGTGGTCTGGCTCAATGAGCTGCTTTACCTGATTCAGTCCAAGGGATTGTGGCCCCGGGATATCGTTTTAAGCGGAATGCAACCGGATCTTCTCGAAGCCAGATTGACAGTGGCACCGCTGGCCGGCGTTCCGCAGCGGGAGATCAAGGCCGTCACCTACCACCATCTACTGGTGAGCTGTTTTCACGGGCTCTGGCGGGGGCGCGTCTATCTCGATTTATAAACAGCTCCGCCCTCCATAAAAGGGGTGAATTATGGTCGTCAAGGTTCAACAAATAGATGCATGTCGCTGGCGTATTCCACGGGAAGGCGACATGCGTACCGATGGCTTGGTGTTCGCCAATCGCGCCATGATGGACGCGTTGAAAAAAGAGCATGCCCTGGAACAGGTGCGCAATGTCGCCACCTTGCCCGGTATAGTCGGGCCGTCATTGGCGATGCCGGATATTCACTGGGGGTATGGGTTTCCCATCGGCGGCGTGGCGGCCTTCGATGACCAGCAGGGCGTGGTATCGCCGGGCGGGGTCGGCTACGATATCAACTGCGGGGTGCGTCTGTTGCGTTCCGATCTGGAGGTGCAGCAGGTCAGGCCGCATTTACAGAAGCTGGCCGATGCCCTGTTCCGCAATGTCCCTTCCGGCATCGGTTCTCATCGCCGGGATCTGAAATTGACCGTGGCTCAAGAGCGCAAGGTCCTGCAGCAGGGGGCCCGATGGGTGGTCAAGCAGGGTATGGGCAGCGAGCGGGATCTGCGGCATATCGAGGAAGGCGGGTGCATCGAAGGGGCGGATCCTGATTTGCTGTCGGACCGGGCCCTGGAGCGGGGCCTCGATCAGTTGGGGACGTTGGGTTCCGGCAACCACTTCCTGGAAGTGCAGATGGTCGAGGAGATCCGGGAGCCGCAACTGGCGCAGGTACTGGGTCTGTTTCCGGGACAGGTGACGGTGACGATCCATACCGGTAGCCGAGGTCTCGGTTATCAGGTGTGCGACGATTATCTGCGTATCATGCTGCGGGCGGCGGCTAAATACGGCATCAAACTGGCTGACCGGCAACTGTGCTGCGCACCGCTGAACAGTCCGGCAGGTCGTCAGTATCTGGCTGCCATGGCCTGTGCGGCAAACTTTGCTTTTGCCAACCGGCAGCTGATTACCGCCTGGGTGCGGGAATCCTTCGAGCAGGTGCTGGGGCAAAGCGCCGAGGCCTTGCGTCTGTCGGTGATTTACGATGTTTGCCACAACATAGCCAAATACGAGCAGCATGTGGTGGACGGGGTGCGGCGCCGGCTGTGCGTGCATCGCAAGGGCGCCACCCGTGCTTTTCCACCCGGTCATCCCGATGTTCCGGAATGCTACCGCGGCATCGGTCAGCCGGTTCTGATTCCCGGTGACATGGGGCGTTATTCCTATGTACTGGTGGGGACCGAGGCCGGTTTCGGGGAGACCTTCGGTTCCACCTGCCATGGCGCGGGGCGGGTCTTGTCGCGGCATGCCGCCAAAAAAGTGGCTCGGGGTCGGCGTATCGAGGAGGAACTCGCCGCGCGCGGTATCGTTTTGCGGGCCGCCGGTCGCGGTACGGTGGCCGAAGAAATTTCCGAGGCCTACAAGGATGTCATGGAGGTGGTGGAGGTCGTACAAAAGGCCGGCATCGGTCGCATTGTGGCGCGGTTGCGGCCCCTGGCGGTGGTCAAGGGATAGCTGCGGAGGTGGCATGCGGGTTTTCGTAACGGGGGCAACCGGGTTTGTCGGTCATGAGGTTATCCGGCAGTTGCTGGCTGCCGGACATCGGCCGGTTTGCCTGGTGCGGCCCGGCTCGGAGGGGAAATTACCGCCGGCGGTCGACGAGATCCGTGAGGGCGACGTCACGCGGCCGGAAAGCTTACGGGGGGCACTGGCGGGATGTGAGGCCGTGGTGCATCTGGTGGGCATTATTCGCGAATATCCCCGGCAGAAGGTAACCTTCGATCGTTTGCATCGCCAGGCAACGGCGCATATGCTGAGCGCCGCCAAAGCGCAGAAAGTCCAACGTTTCGTACTGATGAGCAGCAACGGCGCCGAAGCGGAGGGCAGTACCGCATATTATCGCAGCAAGTGGAAGGCCGAACAGCTGCTTAAGGCCTCGTCCCTGGATTGGACCATTTTCCGGCCTTCGGTCATGTACGGTGCGGAGGACAATTTCTGTACCCTGCTGGCAAGCATGGTGCGCATTCTGCCGGTGGTACCGGTGTTCGGTGACGGTTGCTATCGTATCGCGCCGGTAGCGGTGCAAGATGTCGCCGCCACTATCGTTGCCAGTCTTGCGCGGCCCGATGCCTGTGGCAGGAGTTTTGCCTGTTGCGGCGATCAGATGGTGACGTTCGATGAACTGCTGGATATTATCGGTGGCGTTTTGCGGCGGCGCAACGTGGTCAAGGTGCACCAGCCGCTGTGGCTTGTCAAACCGCTGCTGGCGCGACTGCAGTCCTTGCCGGGCTGTCCGCTGACCGTTGAACAGTTGCAGATGCTACTGCACGGCAATGTCTGTGATCCTCAGCCCTGGAAAACCTTTTTCGGTCTCAGCAATCGCTCTCTGGCGGATGGTTTGAAGCGCGCCCTCGGGCGCTGACAACGGCATCGGGGGGATTGTCTCCGGCCAGGTAGACGCGCAGGGCGGCTTTGAGAGCCCCCACCGCCAGATTGGAACAGTGCATCTTCTGCGGCGGCAGTCCGCCCAGGGCCACAGCCACCTCTTTTTCGGTCAATTCCATGGCTTGCTCAAGGGTACGGCCGATGGCCATTTCGCTGGTGATGGATGCGGTGGCGATGGCCGCGGCACAGCCGAGTACCTTGTATTTCATATCCCGAATGACGTCTTCCTCAATCAGCAGAAAAACCAACAGGCAATCGCCGCAGGTCGGGTCGCCGTACTGTATCGCCACGCTGGGGTTGTCGATATAGCCGAC
This DNA window, taken from Syntrophotalea carbinolica DSM 2380, encodes the following:
- a CDS encoding archease encodes the protein MPSAASPGIVKADNMGGKQKVRSLASATSEPAKRKGGNAAFRLLEHTADMGIEARASSCEELFVQAARGMLAVLAGQADSTAPPKKITLEVRAGDVEELLVVWLNELLYLIQSKGLWPRDIVLSGMQPDLLEARLTVAPLAGVPQREIKAVTYHHLLVSCFHGLWRGRVYLDL
- the atpE gene encoding ATP synthase F0 subunit C: MDFFTWVIITAGFGMAFGSLGTAIGQGLAVKSALEGVARNPGASGKILTTMMIGLAMVESLAIYVFVVSMIILFANPFKDVVLELVAG
- a CDS encoding SDR family oxidoreductase, with amino-acid sequence MRVFVTGATGFVGHEVIRQLLAAGHRPVCLVRPGSEGKLPPAVDEIREGDVTRPESLRGALAGCEAVVHLVGIIREYPRQKVTFDRLHRQATAHMLSAAKAQKVQRFVLMSSNGAEAEGSTAYYRSKWKAEQLLKASSLDWTIFRPSVMYGAEDNFCTLLASMVRILPVVPVFGDGCYRIAPVAVQDVAATIVASLARPDACGRSFACCGDQMVTFDELLDIIGGVLRRRNVVKVHQPLWLVKPLLARLQSLPGCPLTVEQLQMLLHGNVCDPQPWKTFFGLSNRSLADGLKRALGR
- a CDS encoding RtcB family protein, with amino-acid sequence MVVKVQQIDACRWRIPREGDMRTDGLVFANRAMMDALKKEHALEQVRNVATLPGIVGPSLAMPDIHWGYGFPIGGVAAFDDQQGVVSPGGVGYDINCGVRLLRSDLEVQQVRPHLQKLADALFRNVPSGIGSHRRDLKLTVAQERKVLQQGARWVVKQGMGSERDLRHIEEGGCIEGADPDLLSDRALERGLDQLGTLGSGNHFLEVQMVEEIREPQLAQVLGLFPGQVTVTIHTGSRGLGYQVCDDYLRIMLRAAAKYGIKLADRQLCCAPLNSPAGRQYLAAMACAANFAFANRQLITAWVRESFEQVLGQSAEALRLSVIYDVCHNIAKYEQHVVDGVRRRLCVHRKGATRAFPPGHPDVPECYRGIGQPVLIPGDMGRYSYVLVGTEAGFGETFGSTCHGAGRVLSRHAAKKVARGRRIEEELAARGIVLRAAGRGTVAEEISEAYKDVMEVVEVVQKAGIGRIVARLRPLAVVKG
- the atpB gene encoding F0F1 ATP synthase subunit A, which codes for MTHPFLFLKWLVEHFTQGTSLENLEHYGFLVHVTHAWLIMLLLTGVALLLKRRLSEVPGGLQNLVEIVLVELGRLADETMGPKGRRYFPLIATLALFILFSNLIALIPGFAPPTANLNTNAALALAVFGMTHVVGVREHGLKYFKHFVGPVWWLAPLILPIEIIGHLARPLSLALRLFGNMYGHEIVLVIFFTLVPLLLPIPMMLMGILVAFIQTFVFTLLAMIYIAGALEEAH
- a CDS encoding iron-sulfur cluster assembly scaffold protein; the encoded protein is MYSKQVMEHFTRPRNVGYIDNPSVAIQYGDPTCGDCLLVFLLIEEDVIRDMKYKVLGCAAAIATASITSEMAIGRTLEQAMELTEKEVAVALGGLPPQKMHCSNLAVGALKAALRVYLAGDNPPDAVVSARGRASNHPPESDC
- a CDS encoding BCAM0308 family protein, yielding MQKESEKFGISDKRGRCKTSNDPYLPGQGLPEPVICPECQAVYRNKRWYIDATAYEKLAADTKVVRHLCPGCHKIKDGYAEGYVTLRGSYLWAHETEIRNILKNEERKAMAKNPLVRIMRMEREGEELLIETTEEKLAEHLGRALNKAHQGELKVVWTDDHAICRVTWHREG